In one Lolium rigidum isolate FL_2022 chromosome 3, APGP_CSIRO_Lrig_0.1, whole genome shotgun sequence genomic region, the following are encoded:
- the LOC124699040 gene encoding glutaredoxin-C10-like, with amino-acid sequence MDQVTKLASERAVVVFTSSRCSMCHSVTSLLTNLGVNAAVYELDKEQRGREMERELARRLGRGPPVVPAVFIGGNLVGGTNRVMALHLASELVPMLKNAGALWL; translated from the coding sequence ATGGATCAGGTGACGAAGTTGGCGTCGGAGCGGGCGGTGGTGGTGTTCACCTCCAGCAGATGCAGCATGTGCCACTCTGTGACGTCCCTCCTCACAAACCTCGGCGTCAACGCCGCCGTGTACGAGCTTGACAAGGAACAGCGGGGcagggagatggagagagagCTCGCCAGGAGGCTCGGCCGAGGCCCGCCCGTGGTGCCAGCGGTGTTCATCGGCGGGAACCTCGTCGGTGGCACCAACAGGGTCATGGCGCTGCACCTCGCCAGCGAGCTCGTCCCCATGCTCAAGAACGCCGGCGCGCTCTGGCTCTAG
- the LOC124703082 gene encoding lipase-like produces MAPLRRTASAAAVLLALMGLLLLVLSPTEAAAGAAGGELRMKISDGGYSYNSTLSHILVEYASAVYTSDLTSLLTWTCPRCQGHTMGFEMIEIIVDVERCLQAFVGVAPDPRSIIIAFRGTQEHSASNWIEDLFWKQLDVTYPGMPDAMVHHGFYSAYYNTTLRHEISKSVQWAWKTYGKLPINVVGHSMGGALASFCALDLSVKYGSHEVQLITFGQPRVGNPAFAAYFNDQVPRTTRVTHENDIVPHLPPYFPYLGEWTYHHFAREVWLHETVVGNVVTKNETVCDCSGEDSTCSRSVYGTSVTDHLEYYGVSLHADSRGTCQFVIGSSNSAYSDIVQVDGTIILSRYPQEQHSVESI; encoded by the exons ATGGCGCCGCTGAGGCGGACGGCGAGTGCGGCGGCGGTTCTGCTGGCCCTCATGGGTCTTCTTCTTCTCGTGCTCTCTCCAACGGAGGCAGCAGCAGGGGCGGCAGGAGGAG AGCTCAGGATGAAGATTTCTGATGGTGGTTATTCTTATAATAGTACTCTTTCTCATATTCTTGTCGAGTATGCATCTGCT GTGTATACTTCTGACCTTACCTCACTTTTGACGTGGACTTGTCCAAGGTGTCAAGGTCACACAATG GGTTTTGAGATGATAGAGATCATTGTAGATGTCGAGAGATGTTTACAG GCTTTTGTTGGAGTTGCCCCTGACCCACGATCCATAATTATTGCTTTTAGGGGTACCCAAGAACACAG TGCTTCAAATTGGATTGAAGATCTCTTCTGGAAGCAGCTAGATGTAACTTATCCTGGCATGCCAGATGCAATG GTCCACCATGGATTTTATTCTGCATATTATAATACAACTTTGCGGCATGAAATCTCGAAATCTGTTCAGTGGGCATGGAAGACATATGGAAAACTACCCATAAATGTTGTAGGTCACTCGATGGGAGGGGCTTTAGCTTCGTTCTGTGCCCTTGATCTCTCT GTTAAATATGGGTCACATGAAGTTCAGCTCATAACTTTTGGACAGCCTCGTGTAGGAAATCCTGCGTTTGCTGCATACTTCAATGATCAGGTTCCGAGAACCACCCGTGTGACCCATGAGAATGATATTGTTCCACACTTGCCACCATATTTTCCTTACCTAGGTGAATGGACTTATCATCACTTTGCAAGAGAG GTTTGGCTTCACGAGACTGTGGTAGGAAACGTAGTTACTAAGAATGAGACAGTTTGTGATTGTTCAGGCGAGGACTCAACCTGCAGCAG ATCGGTCTACGGGACGAGTGTTACAGATCATCTTGAGTACTACGGTGTTAGCTTACATGCCGATTCAAGGGGAACCTGTCAATTTGTGATTGGCTCATCCAATTCGGCATATAGTGACATTGTTCAAGTTGATGGAACTATCATCTTATCAAGATATCCGCAAGAACAACATTCTGTTGAATCTATCTAA